From the Vulpes vulpes isolate BD-2025 chromosome 15, VulVul3, whole genome shotgun sequence genome, the window ccgggtggctcagcggtttggcgcctgcctttggcccagggtgtgatcctggagtcctgggatcgagtcctgcgtcgggctccctgcatggggcctgcttctccctctgcctctgtgtgtctctcatgaataaataaataaaatcttttaaaaaaggaaaaaacaactcTTCCCAGTCCCCAAAACCTTTCCTACGCTCCATCTTGTAAAACGTGTTGATTCTTCTGAGAAGGGCATGACCACCTCACAtcctcctaaaaaaaaacaaaaaacaaaaaacttccagTTTATCTTCCattgtttttacaaaaatattggACTCATTTTAAAGTATCTAACTGTGACGCTGagtatgcttttctttttcaagctgCACGTACAGCCCATTTTCCgatccagcctcccccaccccgggggtGTGGAGCTCCGCGCACACACAATCACGGCCCGAGGGGGGCAGATTTTCTGGCCCGACCCCCTCCCTGCCTAAGTCAGGGGCTCACGGCCACCCCGGCTCTCGGCACACCTGTTGGGAGTCGGCTGCGCGCCCTGGGAAAGTCCTGAAGCCTCCACCGCTTCCTAAGGCAGGAACCATAACCTCAGAGGCCGGCGCGAAGCCTTCCCCGGCTCACAGCTCTCCAGGGCGCTGCGCAAGGGGAAGGGCCTCGAGTGCCGGGCAGCTCCGTCTCGACCACCGCATCCTCCGCGCGCGCCAGATCCTGCCTCGCCGGAGCTTCTCCTGCGgatgctggggcgggggcgggggggctcctCCGAAGGCTGAGCTGGGGCATTCAAGGCGGGAGATGGGTGCGCGCACCTTGGGGCATCCCCCCATCCCCGCGCCTGCCCGTGTCCTCCGCGAGTCTCACCCCCGGGCGGAGGGAGACCCAGGCCTGCTCACCGGCTCCAAACCAAAGCAGGGCGCTCGGGCGAAGACGGGCCCCGGCGGCCGGcccgcccctcctctcccccctctcccctctctccctccctctgcatccctcggccttcccttcccttcccctcgcAGCCCCGCAGGCAGGACACGCCCCCTCCCGCAGATGGGCCAATCGGCGTCCCGAGCGGCGCCCGCGGCGCAGGGGGCTCTGGTCCGCAGCCAATTAGCGCCCGGGCCCGAGGCGGCGCTTCGCCCGCCCCCTCGCGGAGTAGGAGCCGCCGCAGCTGGCGAGGCTGGCGCAGCGCGCGGGGCGCGGGAGCCGCGCGGGCCGGACCGGGGCGCGCgcaccgcccgcccgcccgcccgcccgcccgccgctgGCGCGCCCGCCTCCGCTCCGCCTCCGTCCCCGTCCGAGGCgcgggcggggaggccggggcggggtaGCGCGGGGGGCAGGGCCGCGGCGGCGAGGCCGGGGGAGGAGCGGGGCCCGATAAAAGGCGGCGAGGCGGCCCCACCCCGCGGCAGGCCGGCGGGCAGGCTCGGCGCTTCCCTTCCGTCCGGCCCGCGCCGGCCGCGGGGAGGCGGCGCGCGCGGCCCGCAGCCCGCCCATGGAGGCTTTCCCCTGGGCGCCCCGCTCGCCCAGCCGCGGCCGCGCCCCCCCGCCCATGGCGCTCGTGCCCAGCGCCCGCTACGTGAGCGCCCCGGGCCCGGCGCACCCGCAGCCCTTCAGCTCGTGGAACGACTACCTGGGGCTCGCCACGCTCATCACCAAGGCGGTGGACGGCGAGCCGCGCTTCGGCggcgagggcggcggcggcggcggcggcgcctccGCCTCCCCGCGCTCGTCCTCCTCCTCGCCCTGCTGCTCCCCGcacgcgggggcgggggcgggggcgggggccgggcccggggcgctGGGGCCGGCGCTGGGGCCGCCCGACGACGACGACAGCGACGGCGACGAGCCGGGGTCCCGGGGCCGCTACCTGGGCGGCGCGCTGGAGCTGCGCGCGCTGGAGCTGTGCGCGGGCCCCGCCGAGGCCGGGCTGCTGGAGGAGCGCTTCGCCGAGCTGAGCCCGTTCGCGGGCCGCGCGGCCGCCGTGCTCCTGGGctgcgcgcccgccgccgccgccgccgcatcCGCCGAGGTGGCGCCGCGCGAGGAGCGGGCCCCGGCCTGGGCGGCCGAGCCGCGGCTGCACGTCGCCGCGGGGGCGGCCGCCGCCCGACTGCTCAAGCCCGAGCTGCAGGTGTGCGTGTTCTGCCGGAACAACAAGGAGGCGGTGGCGCTCTACACCACGCACATCCTCAAGGGCCCCGACGGGCGCGTGCTGTGCCCGGTGCTGCGCCGCTACACGTGCCCCCTGTGCGGCGCCAGCGGCGACAACGCGCACACCATCAAGTACTGCCCGCTCTCCaaggcgccgccgccgccgccgccgccgccgcgccccgccaGGGACTGCCCGCCCGGGAAGAAGCTGCGCTGAGCGCGCGGGctccgggccgccgccgccctcgccctcgccctcgccggGGACAGCCGCGCAGCTCGCCGCCGGGCCGCCCGGGGGCGTGCGGGCGCCTTCCAAAGCCGCCGGCCGCGCGCAACACTTGGCTgccggggagccggggcgccggggcggccGGACGCTGCGACCTCCGTTTGCTGCTCTCCACTTTCTAGTTTGTGCACATCCGGACGGAGGAGGCTGGGTGTGTATCCCGCTACCTGCGAGGGCCGCTTAATGGCGCCGTTTATTTACTGTAGACGTCCGGTCTGTCGGAGATGCGCATCAGGATGAATGGGCTCGATCTGCTTGCTCTCCGGATGGTTAGTTCTACGGAGGCACTTTACTAGgtctagaatattttttttaaaagcctcgtGACTGAACTTGGAACCTGGCGATTTTATGGAACTGTCGgcaaaatgactattttattgTTTGGAAACCATATTTCTTAGTTGTCCTTAATCAGTTAACTCGGATTCCAGGTGAAGCAAgcgagccccccacccccaccccccgggggcaGCATCACCGTTTTTGAGAAGTGAAGGTTTAGTAAACTTTCCAGTATTAATTTTGTGTGGGTAATTCCCTCCTTGTGGCTTGTTTCAGTCTTGGCTGGAGGTGTAAAAAATGCACAATCTGTAGCAAGTAGAATACGGCTCCTTATCCTTTCATGTACCAGATCTTTTTATTACTGAACTAGCAACTAGCATTTCCACCTTGAAAAATTGTGCCAAGTTATAATCCTATTGTGTATACACTTGGAAATTGGTGCTGTTTAAAAACttgatttgtgtatttatacAGTAACCGtatatatgaattcatttatcttgCCTATAACTTTGCTACCTGGCCTTTTGTACATGCACACCCACCTCCCCATTTCCCCTGctctttaaaaacatttgcaaCATTAACATCAAAAGGGAGCAGTATTAGTTCACGCTGCTCAATTTCAGAGTTCCCAAGCAGTGTAAAGCTCTTTCCAGCTGTTGCCTCTCAAACTCAAATGAAAGATGCAGTCCTTTGAGCTCCGGAAGGTTAATGTAATAACCTGTGTTCAAGAAGGCTTCACTGCGGGCTGTGTCTGGCTTTACGCTCAGGCTGTCCTCAAACCAGAACAAGCACGGAAGGAATTGATTGTGGAGTGGGGGGTGAAAACAAGCAACATGGCCTCCCTCGTGCTCCCTTCTTCCCTGAAGACCCTAGTCTGTTTCTGGAATCCCGCCATTTATCCACAATTGGAGATCAGACCTTAGGCAAAACCCTCCTTTACCACCCACCCCTGTTTACAGCCAAGCCAGATGCCACACCGTGGCTTGTAACTACCCTCAGGACAGATACAGGAGGCAAAAACAAGTGAATTAGGATGAATGTACATGAAATGTACAAAGTACATCGCTATCTGAAAACCGTGGCAAGTATATAGATTCAAGGAGAATTCAGCTCGTTAGACATTAGACTGCTTTTACATCAAACAGCTTCCTCCATGGCAGACTGGCATGAATACTCCCTTGAGCGTATAAAAGATGCCAAGGTGAAGACTGGAAGGCTTTGAGCCTTTTTGGTCAAAGGAAGGGGTGTCAGAAAAACGAGGGAGAGGTTCAGGCAAAAAGTACACTGGCTAAGCGAAAATCCCTTCCTGCTGGTCTAGCCTCAGATCACAGAACTTAAGATGTGACTGGTCTCAAACTTAAGTAGCTAAATAAAACCATGTAATTATTCTCTTGTGTTGTGCTAGAAAATGTACCAGTTTAATTTTGGCCTTGGAGAGTTGTCAGGTCAATAGGAATTCCTGTTACCTCTCCTACTGCCCCTTCTACACCTTTTCAAAGATCACCAGAAACAAGGTATTCTCTACCCTGGAAGGAGTAGGCAGGCTAACTACTTTGTATTTTCAAAGGACCAAACAGTCCTTTGAACAATAGTGTTAACACTGTTTCTAAGGTCTCAGGCATGTGGCTTTGACATACTCAATAGGAGAATCCCAAGTGAGATGTGCCTACTATGAATTTGATACTGACACCATCCCTGTTTTACCAAAACTGTGAACATGTTGAACATAGAGTTCACTTAAGTCTTGAGAGCATCAAGAAAAGATATCTGAAAGGCCTTCTACAACTAGTCTGGCAGCCATcatgttaattcatttaaaacagTCCTATCAGCCCCTCTCAAATTGGTCTTTTTCCAGCTAACGTTAAAACATTGGGAGTTAAAACATACACAGAGAATATTACTATGGTTAATCTTCTAGAGATCTCTCAGGAAAAGTATACTAACCACTCTAATCCACTTAAGAGCAAATCCAGAACTCTCAATCTAAAACAAACTTAAATACTTGCAAAGTTAAATTTAgggtatggggcacctggctggctcagtgacaGGGCACATGACTTGATCTTGGGAGTTGTgaatctgagccccacattgccAAGTAGAGTTTAATAAAAAATTCAGGGTAAAAGAAACCCaacttttaaagtttaaaaaatacatacaatcaGTATGACAAAGTTGTAATTTTTACAAGACTATGCCATATATTTGGCTAAATACAATGTATGGAATCGTTATAAAGTTTTACCAGCTGTACAGGCAAGACTGCCTTACTCTGTCCTTTTCTGTAGACACATTTGCAGGGAATAGcttatttctttggattttaattttcctatgCAGTCCTTTTTGGAAGCTGCAGAGTAACTTTGATTACAAAAAATTTTGGCCTAGATTGTAAAtacccaaaattattttaaaattatactacaAATATGTGTGCCTCAAAGGAAAGGGCA encodes:
- the NANOS1 gene encoding nanos homolog 1, whose amino-acid sequence is MEAFPWAPRSPSRGRAPPPMALVPSARYVSAPGPAHPQPFSSWNDYLGLATLITKAVDGEPRFGGEGGGGGGGASASPRSSSSSPCCSPHAGAGAGAGAGPGALGPALGPPDDDDSDGDEPGSRGRYLGGALELRALELCAGPAEAGLLEERFAELSPFAGRAAAVLLGCAPAAAAAASAEVAPREERAPAWAAEPRLHVAAGAAAARLLKPELQVCVFCRNNKEAVALYTTHILKGPDGRVLCPVLRRYTCPLCGASGDNAHTIKYCPLSKAPPPPPPPPRPARDCPPGKKLR